The following are from one region of the Biomphalaria glabrata chromosome 4, xgBioGlab47.1, whole genome shotgun sequence genome:
- the LOC106055003 gene encoding uncharacterized protein LOC106055003 isoform X1 produces the protein MVKKGIKCLKTYMRKRSLKKTKNVKIVEEAPENTETSSESSGENTILNTPSASRIDSADVLIEAEDEEYHDEEQKNMVAQFAEGGSLESTRGPSFIVEETASSIDTKAGGTKKRKKGGKKTDGSKKGKKGKGKKGKGKKGKGRKGQKDGHSTSLRASMSSLMMSDASFFNLQYIAHDAPHALQIRGFDWPETKKKKGKGKKKAKN, from the exons ATG GTTAAAAAAGgcataaaatgtttgaaaacataTATG cgaaAGAGAAGTTTAAAGAagactaaaaatgtaaaaattgttgAAGAAGCTCCAGAGAACACTGAAACATCTTCAGAAAGCAGCGGAGAAAACACTATTCTAAATACTCCATCTGCTAGTAGAATCGACAGCGCAGATGTCCTCATTGAGGCAGAGGATGAGGAGTACCATGATGAGGAACAAAAGAATATGGTAGCACAGTTTGCTGAAGGAGGCAGTTTAGAAAGTACTAGAGGTCCAAGTTTCATTGTAGAGGAAACAGCCTCATCTATAGATACAAAGGCTGGAGGTacgaaaaagagaaaaaaaggtgGAAAGAAAACAGATGGGAGTAAAAAAGGCAAGAAAGGGAAAGGCAAGAAAGGGAAAGGTAAAAAGGGCAAAGGGAGAAAGGGTCAAAAGGATGGTCATTCAACATCCCTCAGAGCTTCTATGTCCTCTCTTATGATGAGTGATGCCTCTTTCTTTAACTTGCAGTACATTGCACATGATGCACCCCATGCTTTGCAGATACGGGGATTTGATTGGccagaaacaaaaaagaaaaagggaaaaggaaaaaagaaagcaaaaaacTGA
- the LOC106055003 gene encoding uncharacterized protein LOC106055003 isoform X2 encodes MRKRSLKKTKNVKIVEEAPENTETSSESSGENTILNTPSASRIDSADVLIEAEDEEYHDEEQKNMVAQFAEGGSLESTRGPSFIVEETASSIDTKAGGTKKRKKGGKKTDGSKKGKKGKGKKGKGKKGKGRKGQKDGHSTSLRASMSSLMMSDASFFNLQYIAHDAPHALQIRGFDWPETKKKKGKGKKKAKN; translated from the exons ATG cgaaAGAGAAGTTTAAAGAagactaaaaatgtaaaaattgttgAAGAAGCTCCAGAGAACACTGAAACATCTTCAGAAAGCAGCGGAGAAAACACTATTCTAAATACTCCATCTGCTAGTAGAATCGACAGCGCAGATGTCCTCATTGAGGCAGAGGATGAGGAGTACCATGATGAGGAACAAAAGAATATGGTAGCACAGTTTGCTGAAGGAGGCAGTTTAGAAAGTACTAGAGGTCCAAGTTTCATTGTAGAGGAAACAGCCTCATCTATAGATACAAAGGCTGGAGGTacgaaaaagagaaaaaaaggtgGAAAGAAAACAGATGGGAGTAAAAAAGGCAAGAAAGGGAAAGGCAAGAAAGGGAAAGGTAAAAAGGGCAAAGGGAGAAAGGGTCAAAAGGATGGTCATTCAACATCCCTCAGAGCTTCTATGTCCTCTCTTATGATGAGTGATGCCTCTTTCTTTAACTTGCAGTACATTGCACATGATGCACCCCATGCTTTGCAGATACGGGGATTTGATTGGccagaaacaaaaaagaaaaagggaaaaggaaaaaagaaagcaaaaaacTGA